One window of Flavobacteriales bacterium genomic DNA carries:
- a CDS encoding 5-(carboxyamino)imidazole ribonucleotide synthase has protein sequence MKDLFSTSFTLGVLGGGQLGKMMLTETRKYDLRTKVMDPSPEAPCRIGSNEFEVGDLKDEARVLEFAKNVDVLTIEIEHVSTEALRKIKASGTPVHPDPEVLAIIQDKGTQKDFYSEKGIPTAPFELVNTREEALSAIRSGRWNLPCVWKSRTGGYDGFGVSVLRTDADLANIGDGPGLLEEMVPFEMELAVVVARNPSGEVKSYPVVEMEFHPTANQVEYVLAPARVFDEVAEKARALAQRTASELGICGLLAVELFLTKEGDILVNEVAPRPHNSGHWTIEGAYTSQFEQHIRGILNLPLGSTELKAPAVMVNLVGAEGHNGPVRYEGIGDVLHMEGAYPHIYGKKDMRPFRKMGHVTVIAPEMADARKKAEEVKGAIQVISH, from the coding sequence ATGAAAGACCTTTTCTCCACTTCGTTCACCCTTGGCGTCCTCGGCGGCGGTCAACTCGGCAAAATGATGCTCACCGAAACGCGCAAATATGACTTGCGCACGAAGGTGATGGATCCCTCGCCCGAAGCGCCGTGCCGTATTGGAAGCAATGAATTCGAAGTGGGTGACCTCAAGGACGAAGCGCGGGTGCTCGAGTTCGCCAAAAACGTGGATGTGCTCACGATCGAGATCGAACACGTGAGTACCGAAGCCCTCCGCAAGATCAAAGCCTCGGGCACTCCGGTACACCCCGATCCCGAAGTGCTGGCGATCATTCAGGACAAGGGCACGCAGAAAGATTTTTACAGCGAAAAGGGGATACCGACCGCGCCCTTTGAGCTCGTGAATACCCGCGAGGAGGCGTTGAGCGCTATTCGAAGCGGTCGCTGGAATTTGCCCTGTGTTTGGAAGAGTCGCACCGGCGGCTACGACGGATTTGGGGTGAGCGTCCTACGGACTGATGCAGACCTTGCGAACATCGGTGATGGTCCCGGATTGCTTGAGGAGATGGTTCCCTTTGAGATGGAATTGGCCGTGGTGGTCGCTCGAAATCCGAGCGGCGAGGTCAAGAGTTATCCTGTCGTTGAAATGGAATTCCACCCGACGGCCAACCAAGTCGAATACGTGTTGGCGCCTGCGCGTGTTTTTGATGAGGTAGCGGAAAAGGCCCGCGCCCTGGCCCAACGCACGGCGTCCGAACTCGGTATTTGCGGCTTGCTCGCCGTGGAGTTGTTCCTGACTAAGGAAGGGGATATTTTGGTGAATGAAGTAGCACCGCGTCCCCACAACAGTGGACACTGGACCATTGAAGGAGCGTATACCTCGCAATTTGAGCAGCATATTCGCGGCATCTTGAACCTGCCTTTGGGCAGCACCGAACTCAAGGCTCCGGCCGTGATGGTGAACCTCGTAGGTGCGGAAGGACACAATGGCCCGGTGCGTTACGAAGGCATTGGCGATGTGCTGCACATGGAGGGCGCGTACCCACATATTTACGGCAAAAAGGATATGCGTCCGTTCCGCAAAATGGGCCACGTGACCGTGATAGCCCCCGAAATGGCCGATGCACGCAAAAAAGCCGAAGAAGTTAAAGGCGCTATCCAGGTGATCTCACATTAA
- the purE gene encoding 5-(carboxyamino)imidazole ribonucleotide mutase: protein MKVAIIMGSQSDLPVMQDAADILKELGVEFEIGIVSAHRTPERMYDFAKTAHERGIVAIIAGAGGAAHLPGMVASLSPLPVIGVPVKSRNSIDGWDSVLSILQMPGGVPVATVALDGAKNAGILAAQIVGTQNKQVFNNLMSYKQQLKDKVLRSAEELEAKHRG, encoded by the coding sequence ATGAAAGTAGCCATCATCATGGGATCGCAGAGCGACTTGCCGGTCATGCAAGACGCCGCGGATATTTTGAAGGAATTGGGCGTGGAATTCGAGATTGGGATCGTGAGCGCGCACCGCACGCCGGAGCGCATGTACGACTTCGCGAAAACGGCGCACGAACGCGGCATTGTGGCCATCATCGCCGGAGCGGGCGGAGCAGCCCATTTGCCCGGAATGGTGGCGAGTTTGAGTCCACTACCCGTGATCGGGGTACCGGTGAAATCGCGGAACAGCATCGACGGGTGGGATAGTGTGTTGAGCATTCTTCAAATGCCCGGAGGCGTGCCCGTGGCGACCGTTGCCTTGGACGGCGCCAAGAACGCCGGGATCCTGGCGGCTCAGATCGTGGGCACTCAAAACAAACAAGTTTTCAACAACCTCATGTCGTACAAGCAGCAGTTGAAAGACAAGGTGCTGCGGTCGGCCGAGGAATTAGAGGCAAAACATCGCGGTTAA
- a CDS encoding ATP-binding protein: MRYAFSIMNESNNPFPVSGYRGQAYFCDRESEIETLHDHLINERNVLLFGWRRLGKTALLQRFFELLEQTGWETLYIDLLMTRSGAGALNVIADSILRTFGSVGGGLSPGLVKLLSRIGAQISFNAQTGQPKVSMGLRPDVPVRSTLETLGDYLTSLDKKIVIALDEFQRVSEYEDLDGEAWFRSRAQSYPNIRFIYCGSHRGVLESMFLEKNRPFYRSTQNISLEPIEREVYTRFISAQFAKGSVAVADAVAMAIYDWAQGQTYAVQLQCNKLYGAGVHPAVEAVNQIQREILDQEKSVFQQVVRLLTDNQWNLLKAIALSGGVRSVYESSFLRENGLGSQASVQTALKKLLEQEIVVRDRENYRVHDVLFARWIQNL; encoded by the coding sequence TTGCGTTATGCATTTAGCATAATGAACGAATCGAACAATCCATTTCCGGTATCGGGGTATCGTGGGCAGGCGTATTTCTGCGATCGCGAGAGCGAGATCGAAACCCTGCACGATCACCTCATCAACGAGCGAAACGTATTACTGTTCGGCTGGCGCCGGCTCGGAAAAACAGCCTTACTGCAGCGATTCTTCGAATTGCTCGAGCAAACGGGTTGGGAGACCCTATACATCGACCTCTTGATGACGCGTTCGGGCGCGGGTGCCCTGAACGTCATTGCCGACAGCATCCTTCGCACCTTCGGATCGGTCGGCGGCGGCCTATCGCCAGGTCTGGTAAAGCTGTTGAGCCGCATCGGGGCGCAGATCAGCTTCAATGCCCAAACGGGGCAGCCCAAAGTTTCTATGGGCCTACGGCCCGATGTGCCTGTCCGCTCCACTTTAGAGACTCTCGGAGACTACTTGACTTCCTTGGATAAAAAGATCGTGATCGCCCTCGACGAGTTTCAGCGCGTATCGGAATACGAAGATCTCGACGGCGAGGCCTGGTTTCGCTCCCGGGCCCAGAGTTATCCGAACATCCGTTTCATCTACTGCGGCAGTCACCGCGGGGTACTCGAGAGCATGTTCCTCGAAAAGAACAGACCCTTTTACCGATCTACCCAAAACATTTCCCTGGAACCCATAGAACGTGAAGTATATACCCGCTTTATATCTGCCCAATTCGCCAAAGGCTCTGTAGCTGTGGCTGATGCTGTAGCTATGGCCATCTACGATTGGGCCCAGGGCCAGACGTACGCCGTACAGTTACAGTGTAACAAATTATACGGCGCAGGGGTACATCCCGCCGTTGAGGCGGTAAATCAAATTCAGCGGGAAATACTGGATCAGGAAAAGTCCGTTTTTCAGCAAGTGGTGCGCCTGTTGACGGACAATCAGTGGAACTTGCTGAAGGCCATTGCGCTGTCGGGCGGAGTAAGATCGGTGTACGAATCGAGTTTCTTGCGCGAGAACGGGTTGGGCTCGCAGGCCTCGGTTCAGACCGCGTTAAAGAAGCTGCTGGAGCAGGAGATCGTTGTGCGGGATCGTGAAAATTACCGGGTGCACGACGTGTTGTTCGCGCGGTGGATTCAAAATCTGTAG